A single genomic interval of Porphyromonas sp. oral taxon 275 harbors:
- the gmk gene encoding guanylate kinase, protein MGKLIIISAPSGTGKSTLITRLMSEHPELQLRFSVSATSRAPRGAERDGVEYHFFSPEEFEQRIARGEFLEYEEVYSGRYYGTLRSEVDARLSEGGRVIFDVDYVGGLNIKRAYGSEALSIFILPPSIDELRRRLVGRSTDSPEVIEERIAKAELELQHAGEFDLQLVNSDLEECYERFYDAISHFLAE, encoded by the coding sequence ATGGGAAAGCTCATCATCATCTCCGCTCCCTCAGGTACGGGCAAGAGCACGCTCATCACTCGCCTGATGAGCGAGCACCCCGAGCTCCAGCTGCGCTTCTCTGTCTCGGCCACTAGCCGCGCCCCTCGCGGCGCCGAGCGCGACGGCGTGGAGTACCACTTCTTTAGCCCCGAGGAATTCGAGCAGCGCATCGCTCGCGGTGAGTTCCTCGAGTACGAGGAGGTCTACAGCGGCCGCTACTACGGTACGCTGCGCAGTGAGGTGGATGCTCGGCTCTCCGAGGGTGGGCGCGTGATCTTCGACGTGGACTACGTCGGGGGGCTCAACATCAAGCGCGCCTACGGCTCCGAGGCTCTCAGCATCTTCATCCTCCCGCCGAGCATCGACGAGCTCCGCCGTCGCCTCGTAGGGCGCTCTACCGACAGCCCTGAGGTCATCGAGGAGCGTATCGCCAAGGCCGAGCTGGAGCTGCAGCACGCGGGGGAATTCGACCTACAGCTGGTCAACTCCGACCTCGAGGAGTGCTACGAGCGCTTCTACGACGCCATCAGCCACTTCCTCGCCGAGTAG
- the rmuC gene encoding DNA recombination protein RmuC — translation MLYLSILLVCLSLIIFVLLYQRQAAIRQALEPKDEQLKRLDLECQRLRGELSQRESQLEQLRQEHSQRLQQLARLEEQTQQQEALKAELASLQQDYLQSQTSLSAQSQELRQLREQLAASRAEQGEISQTLRESFRNLATEVLQGQRAELSTRNLEQLAPLREELQRFSEQVGKVYNEEARERFSLQREIMQLVERSQALSQETTQLTQALKGDSKVQGDWGEMILERILEQSGLRRDEEYFVQQTLRDAEGRVITTEDNKGGLRPDVLVKYPNGGTLVIDSKVSLTAYLNYLGAETEEQREQAAAAHLLSVRHHIDELAAKRYETHTAGSPNFVMLFIPNEPAYMLALSRDKQLWEYAYRKNVILINGTNLIASLRLAQDMWQRERQDRNVEQILERANLLYDKVVSFGDQFVTLGDRLQKALESYEGAKKSLDSGRGNLVSQFEKLRKLGLNPKRKLSSALPSAELGDEEEDEQQQEA, via the coding sequence ATGCTCTACCTATCCATCCTCCTCGTCTGTCTCAGCCTCATCATCTTCGTCCTCCTCTACCAGCGTCAGGCAGCCATCCGTCAGGCGCTCGAGCCTAAGGACGAGCAGCTGAAGCGCCTCGACCTCGAGTGCCAGCGTCTGAGAGGCGAGCTCTCGCAGCGCGAGAGCCAGCTCGAGCAGCTGCGGCAGGAGCATAGCCAGCGCCTGCAGCAGCTGGCGCGCCTCGAGGAGCAGACCCAGCAGCAGGAGGCCCTCAAGGCCGAGCTCGCGAGCCTCCAGCAGGACTACCTCCAGAGCCAGACCAGCCTCAGCGCGCAGAGCCAGGAGCTGCGACAGCTGCGCGAGCAGCTCGCCGCCTCCCGCGCCGAGCAGGGCGAGATCAGCCAGACGCTGCGCGAGAGCTTCCGCAACCTCGCCACCGAGGTACTGCAGGGCCAGCGGGCCGAGCTCAGCACACGCAACCTTGAGCAGCTCGCCCCGCTGCGTGAGGAGCTCCAGCGCTTCAGCGAGCAGGTCGGAAAGGTCTACAATGAGGAGGCTCGCGAGCGCTTCTCCCTCCAGCGAGAGATCATGCAGCTGGTCGAGCGCAGCCAGGCGCTGAGCCAGGAGACCACGCAGCTGACGCAGGCACTCAAGGGCGACAGCAAGGTACAGGGCGACTGGGGCGAGATGATCCTGGAGCGCATCCTCGAGCAGAGTGGCCTGCGGCGCGACGAGGAGTACTTCGTCCAGCAGACCCTACGCGATGCCGAGGGGCGCGTCATCACCACAGAGGACAACAAGGGCGGCCTGCGCCCCGACGTGCTAGTGAAGTACCCCAACGGCGGGACGCTCGTCATCGACAGTAAGGTCAGCCTCACGGCCTACCTCAACTACCTAGGCGCCGAGACCGAGGAGCAGCGCGAGCAGGCTGCCGCCGCGCATCTGCTGAGCGTACGCCACCACATCGACGAGCTCGCGGCCAAGCGCTACGAGACGCATACGGCAGGCTCGCCGAACTTCGTCATGCTCTTCATCCCCAACGAGCCCGCCTACATGCTCGCCCTCAGCCGCGACAAGCAGCTCTGGGAGTACGCCTACCGCAAGAACGTCATCCTCATCAATGGCACCAACCTCATCGCCAGCCTCCGCCTGGCACAAGACATGTGGCAGCGCGAGCGTCAGGACCGCAACGTGGAGCAGATCCTCGAGCGGGCCAATCTGCTCTACGACAAGGTCGTCTCCTTCGGCGACCAGTTCGTCACCCTCGGCGACCGCCTCCAGAAGGCCCTCGAGAGCTATGAGGGGGCGAAGAAGTCCCTTGACTCGGGCCGGGGTAACCTCGTCTCGCAGTTCGAGAAGCTCCGTAAGCTGGGCCTGAATCCCAAGCGCAAGCTGAGCTCCGCCCTCCCTAGCGCAGAGCTAGGAGATGAGGAGGAGGACGAGCAGCAGCAGGAGGCTTAG
- a CDS encoding HesA/MoeB/ThiF family protein, translating to MEGLGQLALGAERGGEGWTDEAAERYQRQLLLPELGLEGQQRLGRARVAVVGAGGLGSTLLPLLVGAGVGQLRLCDGDSVSRSNLPRQTLYRTADLGGSKARLAAERLSSLNPHCQLIASAEYLSPENAPRLLGGVDLILDATDNEPARRCLDAYSRAAKLPWLYASAEGWGGQLALFLPGRPGYAELFPEAPAPAPSEAGQGSTAPAAASGGRPIPVLATTPALIASLAATEALKYLLGLPTTLADSLLLVDSLGMRLQRIQR from the coding sequence ATGGAAGGACTGGGACAGCTGGCTCTAGGGGCGGAGCGAGGGGGCGAAGGCTGGACGGACGAGGCCGCCGAGCGCTACCAGCGGCAGCTCCTCCTCCCCGAGCTCGGGCTGGAGGGACAGCAGCGCCTCGGCCGTGCTCGGGTGGCGGTCGTCGGCGCGGGCGGGCTGGGCTCCACCCTGCTGCCGCTGCTGGTGGGCGCAGGCGTCGGGCAGCTGCGCCTCTGCGATGGGGATAGCGTCAGCCGCAGCAACCTCCCCCGACAGACCCTCTACCGCACGGCTGACCTCGGCGGGAGCAAGGCGCGGCTAGCTGCCGAGCGCCTCAGCTCCCTCAATCCCCACTGCCAGCTCATCGCCTCGGCGGAATACCTGAGCCCCGAGAACGCTCCGCGCCTCCTCGGCGGGGTCGATCTCATCCTCGACGCCACGGACAACGAGCCCGCCCGCCGCTGCCTCGACGCCTACAGCCGCGCCGCTAAGCTCCCTTGGCTCTACGCCTCGGCCGAAGGCTGGGGCGGGCAGCTGGCGCTCTTCCTCCCCGGGCGTCCAGGCTACGCCGAGCTCTTCCCCGAGGCGCCAGCACCCGCCCCGAGCGAGGCTGGCCAGGGCTCTACCGCGCCCGCTGCAGCCTCAGGCGGCCGCCCCATCCCCGTGCTGGCGACGACACCCGCCCTCATCGCTTCGCTCGCTGCCACCGAGGCGCTCAAGTACCTCCTCGGGCTCCCGACGACGCTCGCCGACAGCCTGCTCCTCGTCGACAGCCTCGGCATGCGCCTCCAGCGTATCCAGCGCTAA
- the thiE gene encoding thiamine phosphate synthase, with translation MRRDQVIVLTPPEWRGAVEASWIATLLRLGVGRVHIRKPKASTAELSALLEAIPRALRRHCVLSQQPELVRRYGLGGLHLSVRGWRELSARPSLASGQLVGVSCHSREELQALPFAPDYAYLSPVAPSLSKAGYGAAQQLWTELELQELCTETPFPLIALGGIAPATAGRFLRLGFAGVASLGYWQGLSLEELPEALRRLSAPHLLLCGGLDPTGGAGITADLCHAERLGALSYSLITAVTSQDAEHFYGLTPLGEEELRGQLRSLEALPPPEVAKIGLVASLEQLQTLAGLIRARYPHCLILWDPILRSSSGYQLLPPPSAEELEAALREVDLLLPNAYEQRLLLGGLSPAEAVRRWRCSIICKGARPSPALIPSLGARHDTKAGERASTGQSADLAASGSTISDLGYTPEGQCIASCCPPAGTDRHGTGCLYGTELAHALASGLGLETAMRRAQRAVSHYRQGLTPPAARPRPTLGRRMFVTHGSTPEELLLQTERVLSLGLCDLVELRMKAASAPLREAAARQLLSLCRSYDVPLLINDDVELAFRIAADGVHLGQEDCPPERARQLLGPEALIGLTCNDAQQLERALQLPIDYIGLGPCHYTETKQRLAPILGHEGYRRLQLHDYPLPIYAIGGIEPQEEPELRALGLHGIAMSRSLLRFTGEAKTPLPHTPTRP, from the coding sequence ATGCGCCGAGACCAAGTCATCGTCCTCACGCCCCCCGAGTGGCGGGGGGCTGTGGAGGCGAGCTGGATCGCCACGCTGCTGCGCCTCGGCGTGGGACGCGTGCACATCCGCAAGCCCAAGGCCAGCACCGCGGAGCTCAGCGCCCTCCTCGAGGCCATCCCCCGCGCCCTGAGGCGGCACTGCGTCCTCTCGCAGCAGCCCGAGCTCGTACGCCGCTACGGCCTCGGCGGCCTGCACCTCTCGGTACGCGGCTGGCGGGAGCTCAGCGCCCGCCCGTCCCTTGCCTCGGGGCAGCTCGTCGGTGTCAGCTGCCACAGCCGTGAGGAGCTCCAGGCGCTGCCCTTCGCCCCCGACTACGCCTACCTCAGCCCCGTGGCGCCCAGCCTCAGCAAGGCAGGCTACGGCGCGGCACAGCAGCTCTGGACGGAGCTGGAGCTCCAGGAGCTCTGCACCGAGACGCCCTTCCCGCTGATCGCCCTCGGGGGCATAGCGCCAGCCACCGCGGGGCGCTTCCTCCGCCTAGGCTTCGCGGGCGTGGCAAGCCTGGGCTACTGGCAGGGGCTGTCGCTCGAGGAGCTCCCCGAGGCACTGCGACGCCTCAGCGCCCCGCACCTGCTGCTCTGCGGAGGGCTCGACCCTACGGGCGGGGCGGGCATCACGGCCGACCTCTGCCACGCCGAGCGCCTCGGGGCCCTGAGCTACAGCCTCATCACGGCCGTCACGAGTCAGGACGCGGAGCACTTCTACGGCCTCACGCCGCTCGGGGAGGAGGAGCTCCGCGGGCAGCTGCGGAGCCTCGAGGCGCTGCCCCCGCCCGAGGTGGCCAAGATCGGCCTCGTGGCCTCGCTGGAGCAGCTGCAGACGCTCGCGGGGCTGATCCGCGCCCGCTACCCCCACTGCCTCATCCTCTGGGACCCGATCCTGCGCAGCAGCTCGGGCTATCAGCTCCTCCCGCCGCCCAGCGCCGAGGAGCTGGAGGCGGCGCTGCGGGAGGTGGACCTCCTCCTACCTAACGCCTACGAGCAGCGCCTGCTCCTCGGGGGACTTAGCCCCGCAGAGGCCGTACGCCGCTGGCGCTGCAGCATCATCTGTAAGGGCGCTCGACCGAGCCCCGCCCTTATCCCCAGTCTAGGCGCAAGGCACGACACGAAGGCAGGAGAGCGCGCTTCGACAGGACAGTCTGCCGACCTGGCCGCCAGCGGCAGCACCATCAGCGACCTCGGCTACACGCCCGAGGGCCAGTGTATAGCCAGCTGCTGCCCGCCCGCGGGCACCGACCGCCACGGCACGGGTTGCCTCTATGGCACGGAGCTTGCCCATGCGCTGGCCTCGGGGCTCGGCCTCGAGACCGCTATGCGGCGTGCCCAGCGTGCGGTGAGCCACTACCGCCAGGGACTAACTCCACCTGCCGCACGCCCTCGTCCGACGCTGGGGCGGCGTATGTTCGTCACCCACGGCAGCACGCCCGAGGAGCTCCTGCTGCAGACCGAGCGCGTGCTGAGCCTTGGCCTCTGCGACCTCGTGGAGCTGCGGATGAAGGCGGCGAGCGCACCCCTCCGAGAGGCCGCAGCCCGCCAGCTGCTCAGCCTCTGCCGCAGCTACGACGTCCCGCTGCTGATCAACGACGACGTGGAGCTGGCCTTCCGCATCGCCGCCGACGGCGTGCACCTCGGGCAAGAGGATTGCCCGCCCGAGCGCGCCCGCCAGCTGCTGGGCCCCGAGGCCCTCATCGGCCTGACCTGCAATGACGCCCAGCAGCTCGAGCGCGCCCTACAGCTACCCATAGACTACATAGGCCTCGGCCCCTGCCACTACACAGAGACCAAGCAGCGCCTAGCGCCCATCCTCGGGCACGAAGGCTACCGCCGCCTCCAGCTCCACGACTACCCGCTGCCCATCTACGCCATAGGCGGCATCGAGCCCCAGGAGGAGCCCGAGCTGCGCGCCCTCGGCCTCCACGGTATCGCCATGAGCCGCTCCCTACTTCGATTCACAGGGGAGGCTAAGACGCCCCTACCCCATACGCCTACTAGACCCTAG
- a CDS encoding thiazole synthase — protein sequence MLTIADKTFHSRLFLGTGKFASSQLMAEAVRASGSQLVTLALKRLELDRPESDSLLSPLLTEGLSLLPNTSGARTAREAILAAELSREALQTNWLKLEIHPDPRYLMPDPIETLEAATELVRRGFVVLPYVQADPVLCKRLEEAGCATVMPLAAPIGSNRGLDTRELLRIIIAESSIPVVVDAGLGCPSHAAECMELGADAVLVNTAIATAADPVAMAEAFRLGVEAGRKAYEARIAPQRGFAQASSPLTAFLS from the coding sequence ATGCTTACCATAGCTGATAAGACCTTCCACAGCCGGCTCTTCCTCGGGACGGGCAAGTTCGCCTCCTCCCAGCTGATGGCCGAGGCCGTGCGCGCCTCGGGCAGCCAGCTCGTGACCCTCGCCCTCAAGCGCCTCGAGCTCGACCGCCCCGAGAGCGATAGCCTCCTGAGCCCGCTCCTTACCGAGGGGCTTAGCCTCCTGCCCAATACCAGCGGCGCACGCACCGCACGTGAGGCCATCCTCGCGGCCGAACTCAGCCGCGAGGCGCTCCAGACGAACTGGCTCAAGCTCGAGATCCACCCCGACCCACGCTACCTCATGCCCGACCCCATAGAGACGCTGGAGGCCGCGACGGAGCTCGTGCGTCGTGGCTTCGTCGTCCTGCCCTACGTGCAGGCCGACCCCGTGCTCTGCAAGCGCCTCGAGGAGGCAGGCTGCGCCACCGTCATGCCGCTGGCCGCCCCAATAGGGAGCAACCGCGGACTCGACACCCGCGAGCTGCTGCGCATCATCATCGCCGAGAGCAGCATCCCCGTCGTCGTGGATGCGGGCCTAGGCTGCCCGAGTCACGCCGCCGAGTGCATGGAGCTGGGCGCAGACGCTGTGCTCGTGAATACCGCCATAGCCACCGCCGCCGATCCCGTAGCCATGGCCGAGGCCTTCCGCCTAGGCGTCGAGGCAGGACGTAAGGCCTACGAGGCACGCATCGCGCCCCAGCGTGGCTTCGCCCAAGCCTCCTCACCGCTGACCGCCTTCCTCTCCTGA
- the cobC gene encoding alpha-ribazole phosphatase family protein: MRLHLIRHTSVDVPAGVCYGRTDVPLRPTFMDEAHAVRQRLGLLLQSQAPRAVYSSPLSRSRRLARYCGYEPELDERLLELNFGDWELQRFDDIRDPQLERWYADYLHVAPPGGESFVEQVERVGDFVRGLAARKEALGAGAHEVLAFAHGGVLVAARVALGLCPLEEAFAQLDPYGAICTLEL, from the coding sequence CTGCGCCTCCACCTCATACGCCATACCTCGGTCGACGTCCCCGCGGGCGTCTGTTACGGACGTACGGACGTGCCGCTGCGCCCGACCTTCATGGACGAGGCGCATGCCGTGCGTCAGCGCCTCGGGCTGCTGCTCCAGAGCCAAGCGCCGCGCGCCGTCTACAGCAGTCCGCTGAGCCGCAGCCGTCGGTTGGCGCGCTACTGTGGCTATGAGCCCGAGCTCGATGAACGCCTTCTAGAGCTGAACTTTGGTGACTGGGAGCTGCAGCGCTTCGACGACATCCGCGACCCGCAGCTGGAGCGCTGGTATGCCGACTACCTGCACGTAGCACCGCCTGGGGGCGAATCCTTCGTGGAGCAGGTGGAGCGCGTCGGGGACTTCGTGCGTGGCCTGGCGGCACGGAAGGAAGCGCTCGGCGCTGGGGCGCATGAGGTGCTGGCCTTCGCCCACGGCGGGGTGCTGGTGGCGGCACGTGTCGCCCTTGGCCTCTGTCCGCTGGAGGAGGCCTTCGCTCAGCTCGATCCCTACGGTGCGATCTGCACGCTGGAGCTCTAA
- the thiH gene encoding 2-iminoacetate synthase ThiH — translation MLPTSAYDYLQRYDFGRLQEAIYSQRPADVERALSRPHRELTDFLALISPAAEAYLEPMAREAQRLTLERYGRTLQLYLPLYLSNVCSNSCVYCGFSVEHHIRRRRLTLSEIDREVAAIKELGFRHLLLVSGEDLRASSWHYYLEVVKHLRPHFAQLSLEVQPLETEQYAALGEAGISYVCVYQETYHEAAYPKYHLQGKKADYRYRLETPDRIAQAGIPKIGLGALLGLEEWRTDSAFTALHLDYLKHRYRQTRYSVSLPRLRPAVGGYDPAYPIDDRGVLQLILAYRLLDPHLEISLSTRESETFRNHVLPLGITSMSAGSHTEPGGYAEQHEDLEQFAIADSRSPAEFVAYLRSVGYEAVWKDWDSWL, via the coding sequence ATGCTACCGACGAGTGCCTACGACTACCTGCAGCGCTATGACTTCGGTCGGCTGCAGGAGGCGATCTATAGCCAGCGCCCCGCCGACGTAGAGCGTGCGCTGAGCCGCCCCCACCGCGAGCTGACGGACTTCCTTGCCCTCATCTCGCCCGCAGCAGAGGCCTACCTCGAGCCCATGGCTCGAGAGGCGCAGCGCCTGACCCTCGAGCGCTACGGCCGCACCCTGCAGCTCTACCTGCCCCTCTACCTATCCAATGTGTGCTCCAATAGCTGCGTGTACTGCGGCTTCAGCGTCGAGCACCACATCCGCCGCCGCCGGCTGACGCTCTCGGAGATCGACCGCGAGGTGGCGGCGATCAAGGAGCTGGGCTTCCGCCACCTGCTGCTGGTGAGCGGCGAAGACCTGCGCGCCAGCTCCTGGCACTACTATCTGGAGGTGGTGAAGCACCTGCGGCCGCACTTCGCCCAGCTCTCGCTGGAGGTGCAGCCGCTGGAGACGGAGCAGTACGCCGCCCTCGGGGAGGCAGGCATCAGCTACGTCTGCGTCTATCAGGAGACCTACCACGAGGCGGCCTACCCTAAGTATCACCTCCAGGGGAAGAAGGCCGACTACCGCTACCGCCTCGAGACGCCCGACCGCATCGCCCAGGCAGGCATCCCCAAGATCGGGCTGGGTGCCCTCTTGGGCCTCGAGGAATGGCGCACCGACAGCGCCTTCACCGCCCTGCATCTGGACTACCTCAAGCACCGCTACCGCCAGACCCGCTACTCCGTCTCCCTCCCGCGCCTCAGGCCTGCCGTCGGGGGCTACGACCCCGCCTACCCCATCGATGACCGCGGCGTGCTGCAGCTGATCCTGGCCTACCGCCTACTGGATCCGCATCTCGAGATCTCGCTCTCGACGCGCGAGTCGGAGACCTTCCGCAACCATGTCCTCCCGCTGGGCATCACGAGCATGAGTGCGGGGAGCCACACCGAGCCCGGGGGCTACGCCGAGCAGCATGAGGATCTGGAGCAGTTCGCCATCGCCGACAGCCGCAGCCCCGCCGAGTTCGTGGCCTACCTGCGCTCTGTCGGCTACGAAGCCGTATGGAAGGACTGGGACAGCTGGCTCTAG
- a CDS encoding peroxiredoxin, translating to MAFTLGDLVPDLLGTDQDGREVRRSDYPGRKIILYFYPKDNTSGCTAQACSLRDGYSELRAAGYEIIGVSRDSAKSHQKFITQHELPFRLIVDSDVQLNELFGTWIEKSMYGRKYMGTERTTFVLDEAGRIERILRGKEISTKEHAQQLLQHQ from the coding sequence ATGGCATTCACACTAGGAGACCTAGTCCCCGACCTACTGGGGACGGACCAAGACGGTCGTGAGGTACGCCGCTCGGACTACCCCGGGCGCAAGATTATCCTCTATTTCTACCCCAAGGACAACACCTCGGGCTGCACCGCTCAGGCCTGCTCGCTACGCGACGGCTACAGCGAGCTACGCGCCGCAGGCTACGAGATCATCGGCGTCAGCCGTGACTCGGCCAAGAGCCACCAGAAGTTCATCACCCAGCACGAGCTGCCCTTCCGCCTCATCGTAGATAGTGACGTCCAGCTCAACGAGCTCTTCGGCACCTGGATCGAGAAGAGCATGTACGGGCGCAAGTACATGGGTACCGAGCGTACGACCTTCGTCCTCGACGAGGCGGGCCGCATCGAGCGCATCCTCCGCGGCAAGGAGATCTCCACCAAGGAGCACGCCCAGCAGCTGCTCCAGCATCAGTAG
- the recA gene encoding recombinase RecA: protein MSEEVKDIKVRGLKSKDKELSPEERRRQALETTLAGIDKAYGKGAIINMAARPTEQVDKIPTGSITLDNALGIGGYPRGRIIEIFGPESSGKTTLAIHAIAEVQKAGGMAAIIDAEHAFDPTYAEALGVNMEDLYISQPDNGEQALDIAERLIRSGTMDLVIIDSVAALVPKSEIEGDMGEAKVGLQARLMSQALRKITGAISKSNTACIFINQLREKIGGNMYGPSETTTGGNALKFYASVRLDIRRRSQIKDGDEVLGNQTTVKVVKNKVAPPFRSATFDIIYGEGISRTGEIIDLAESADIIKKSGAWYSYGATKLGQGREAAKTTLLDNPELMEELTAKINEGLKGNSIAAGKKKKRSKDEDEDDEA, encoded by the coding sequence ATGAGCGAAGAAGTAAAAGACATAAAGGTACGCGGACTCAAGTCTAAGGACAAGGAGCTCAGCCCCGAGGAGCGCCGTCGCCAGGCCCTCGAGACCACCCTAGCAGGTATCGACAAGGCCTACGGCAAGGGCGCCATCATCAACATGGCCGCCCGTCCCACCGAGCAGGTGGACAAGATCCCCACCGGCTCCATCACCCTGGACAACGCCCTCGGCATCGGTGGCTACCCCCGCGGCCGTATCATCGAGATCTTCGGCCCCGAATCCTCGGGTAAGACCACGCTCGCGATCCACGCCATCGCAGAGGTGCAGAAGGCGGGCGGCATGGCAGCCATCATCGACGCCGAGCACGCCTTCGACCCCACCTATGCCGAGGCCCTCGGCGTGAACATGGAGGACCTCTACATCTCCCAGCCCGACAACGGCGAGCAGGCCCTCGACATCGCCGAGCGCCTCATCCGCTCGGGCACGATGGACCTGGTGATCATCGACTCCGTCGCCGCCCTTGTCCCCAAGAGCGAGATCGAGGGCGATATGGGCGAGGCCAAGGTAGGGCTGCAGGCTCGCCTCATGTCGCAGGCCCTGCGCAAGATCACGGGTGCCATCAGCAAGTCCAATACCGCCTGCATCTTCATCAACCAGCTGCGTGAGAAGATCGGGGGTAATATGTACGGCCCGAGCGAGACGACCACGGGGGGGAACGCCCTCAAGTTCTACGCCTCGGTACGCCTAGACATCCGCCGCCGCTCACAGATCAAGGACGGCGACGAGGTGCTGGGGAACCAGACCACCGTCAAGGTCGTGAAGAACAAGGTAGCACCGCCCTTCCGCAGCGCCACCTTCGACATCATCTATGGCGAGGGTATCTCCCGCACGGGTGAGATCATCGACCTGGCAGAGAGCGCCGACATCATCAAGAAGAGCGGCGCCTGGTACAGCTACGGCGCTACCAAGCTCGGGCAGGGACGCGAGGCAGCCAAGACAACGCTGCTCGACAACCCTGAGCTGATGGAGGAGCTGACGGCCAAGATCAACGAAGGCCTCAAGGGAAACAGCATCGCCGCGGGCAAGAAGAAAAAGAGAAGCAAGGACGAAGACGAGGACGACGAAGCCTAG